Proteins encoded by one window of Chryseobacterium foetidum:
- the ccoG gene encoding cytochrome c oxidase accessory protein CcoG produces MALNENEEIRGGQGQVLDPESYRDSIGTMEQSGKRKWVFPKRPKGKFTNYRTIVAYILLAIYLAVPFIRINGNPFLLLNVIDREFFIFGQPFYPQDFFLLTLGAIVGLICIIIFTIAFGRIFCGWICPQTIFLESVFRKIEFAIEGDRNRQMKLDRQEWNAEKIWKRSLKWTIFFILSLIFTHFMMMVIVGYEEVFRTIAEGPLAHPTNFIVIILFTAAFYFVFAWFREQVCTLVCPYGRLQGVLIDKDTINVFYDYKRGENRATWRKGEDRKAANKGDCIDCYQCVVVCPTGIDIRDGQQLECVNCTACIDACDEVMVKVGLPKGLIRYASETEIETEKPTKFTGRMKIFMVILIALQIFLGFLLYSRGDMEAKFIKPAGSTYFVRDGLITNTYSYTFLNKSTDKKTVTIKVIEPSHGNVIFSGSDKIIIPKDKISKGTITITFPEKEMDLSKQNITIGVFDLKGNLVDSYDTYFEGPFKLQF; encoded by the coding sequence ATGGCTTTAAATGAAAATGAAGAAATCCGTGGCGGACAAGGTCAGGTTTTAGATCCTGAATCCTACCGCGACTCGATCGGGACAATGGAACAGTCCGGAAAAAGAAAATGGGTATTTCCCAAAAGACCGAAAGGAAAATTTACCAATTACAGGACAATAGTAGCTTATATTCTGCTGGCAATTTATTTGGCTGTGCCGTTTATCCGCATTAACGGAAATCCTTTCCTCCTGCTTAATGTTATCGACAGGGAATTTTTTATTTTCGGACAACCTTTTTATCCTCAGGATTTCTTTCTCTTAACTTTAGGTGCCATCGTGGGTTTAATCTGCATTATTATTTTCACAATAGCATTTGGGAGAATCTTCTGTGGCTGGATCTGCCCTCAAACAATTTTTCTTGAAAGCGTTTTCCGTAAGATTGAATTTGCGATTGAAGGAGACAGAAACCGTCAGATGAAACTGGACCGTCAGGAATGGAACGCAGAAAAAATCTGGAAAAGATCTCTGAAATGGACTATATTTTTTATTCTTTCTCTCATATTCACTCACTTTATGATGATGGTGATTGTGGGCTATGAAGAAGTTTTCAGAACCATCGCAGAAGGGCCACTCGCCCATCCCACCAATTTCATAGTAATTATTCTTTTTACAGCGGCATTTTACTTTGTTTTTGCGTGGTTTCGTGAGCAGGTTTGTACATTGGTTTGTCCGTACGGGAGACTGCAGGGCGTACTGATCGATAAAGATACCATCAATGTTTTTTATGATTATAAAAGAGGCGAAAACAGGGCTACATGGAGAAAAGGAGAAGACAGAAAAGCTGCAAACAAGGGTGACTGCATAGATTGCTACCAGTGCGTTGTGGTTTGTCCAACAGGAATCGACATCCGTGACGGCCAGCAGCTGGAATGTGTGAACTGCACAGCGTGTATTGATGCATGTGATGAAGTAATGGTAAAAGTAGGTTTGCCCAAAGGTCTTATCAGATACGCTTCTGAAACAGAAATTGAAACAGAAAAACCAACGAAATTCACAGGTAGGATGAAGATCTTTATGGTCATTCTTATTGCACTACAGATTTTCCTCGGATTTTTGCTCTACAGCCGCGGAGATATGGAAGCTAAGTTTATAAAGCCCGCAGGAAGTACTTATTTTGTAAGGGACGGTTTAATTACCAATACCTACAGTTATACGTTTCTCAACAAATCCACAGACAAAAAAACAGTCACTATAAAAGTTATTGAGCCATCACATGGAAATGTGATTTTCAGCGGATCTGATAAAATTATAATTCCTAAAGACAAAATATCGAAAGGAACCATTACCATTACATTTCCTGAAAAAGAGATGGATCTTTCCAAACAGAATATAACCATTGGAGTATTTGATTTAAAAGGAAACCTCGTCGACTCGTACGATACTTATTTTGAAGGACCTTTTAAACTTCAATTTTAA
- a CDS encoding YciE/YciF ferroxidase family protein, translating to MSNKTAKLCLQSSAEENLNKIPHSDFSFADGLVIVTPDVTKPIKYYFMETKKATAKKSPAKKTAASSAKSSPKVTSKSTSKNAVKASAKTPAKDDAAKNLNDLFEDSLKDIYWAEKALTKALPKMQKNATDAKLKQAIGQHLEETKEQVKRLEACFKALNKKAEAKKCDAMQGLLDEGTGIMEETKAGAVRDAGIIAASQKVEHYEIATYGTLAAYAKILKEKECLKHLLLTLNEEKNCNDLLSKIADTNLNSKAIKA from the coding sequence ATGTCCAATAAAACTGCGAAACTATGCTTACAATCATCTGCTGAGGAAAATTTAAATAAAATACCACATTCAGATTTTTCCTTTGCCGATGGTCTGGTAATTGTAACTCCTGATGTAACAAAACCAATCAAATATTATTTTATGGAAACCAAAAAAGCCACCGCAAAAAAAAGTCCGGCTAAAAAAACAGCGGCTTCTTCTGCTAAATCTTCACCAAAAGTAACTTCTAAATCAACGTCCAAAAACGCTGTGAAGGCATCTGCTAAGACACCGGCAAAGGATGATGCTGCCAAAAATCTTAATGATTTGTTTGAAGACTCTCTGAAAGATATCTATTGGGCTGAAAAAGCTTTGACAAAAGCACTTCCTAAAATGCAGAAAAATGCTACTGATGCCAAGCTTAAACAGGCAATCGGACAACATTTGGAAGAAACAAAAGAGCAGGTAAAAAGACTTGAGGCTTGTTTTAAAGCTTTAAATAAAAAAGCTGAAGCCAAAAAATGTGATGCGATGCAGGGACTTCTTGACGAAGGAACCGGAATCATGGAGGAAACAAAAGCAGGAGCAGTACGTGATGCAGGTATTATAGCCGCTTCGCAAAAGGTAGAGCACTACGAAATTGCAACCTATGGAACTCTGGCAGCTTATGCTAAAATTCTTAAAGAAAAGGAATGTCTGAAGCATCTTCTTTTAACTTTAAATGAAGAAAAAAACTGCAACGATTTGCTGTCTAAAATTGCTGATACCAATCTCAATTCGAAAGCGATTAAAGCATAA
- a CDS encoding CinA family protein, protein MEIERNLLYEVANLLKNSKETVSVAESVTSGYLQYSFSQMADASKYYHGGITAYTLEKKVKFLNINSEEAEKCDCVSDKIAEEMARNIAKSFETDWGIAVTGYSTPVEESDFKIYAYFSFSHKDEIVFTKKLELHPRTNQQNAQIYYCEFILGCFKTKLSELQSE, encoded by the coding sequence ATGGAAATTGAACGAAATTTATTGTATGAAGTAGCAAATTTGCTGAAGAATTCTAAAGAAACAGTTTCTGTTGCCGAAAGTGTAACATCCGGTTATCTGCAGTATTCATTTTCACAGATGGCTGATGCTTCCAAATATTATCACGGTGGGATCACTGCCTACACTCTTGAAAAAAAGGTGAAATTTCTCAACATTAACAGTGAAGAGGCAGAAAAATGCGATTGTGTATCTGATAAAATCGCTGAAGAAATGGCCCGTAACATAGCAAAGTCTTTTGAAACCGACTGGGGAATTGCCGTGACAGGCTATTCTACGCCTGTGGAAGAATCTGATTTTAAAATCTATGCTTATTTCAGCTTCAGCCACAAAGATGAGATCGTCTTTACAAAAAAACTAGAACTTCACCCGAGAACAAACCAACAGAATGCACAGATCTACTATTGTGAATTTATTCTGGGATGTTTCAAAACCAAACTGTCTGAACTTCAATCTGAATAA
- a CDS encoding Crp/Fnr family transcriptional regulator: MIIDEELLFKNGAEIQKYKAGETIFIEGSVPKYYYQIRSGLIKINVYKDDGSEFIHSLPSDGHCFAETFLWYDVPYCVNAEVMSDSVVLRVRKENFMEIVNSNSDLMHKLMSHTSERMFYRYKMLTTLSVNNPSHRILKVLEFLKSHHQTFEPFDFIVPFSRQQLASLTGLRVETVIRTVKKLEKQNLVKISNGKICF, from the coding sequence ATGATTATTGACGAAGAATTACTTTTTAAAAATGGAGCAGAAATTCAAAAATATAAAGCAGGTGAAACAATTTTTATAGAAGGTTCCGTACCGAAATATTATTATCAGATTCGCAGCGGACTTATTAAAATTAACGTTTACAAAGATGACGGAAGCGAGTTTATACACAGTTTGCCGTCTGATGGTCATTGCTTTGCCGAAACTTTTCTGTGGTACGATGTTCCCTACTGTGTGAATGCGGAAGTGATGAGCGACAGTGTGGTTTTGAGGGTTAGAAAAGAAAATTTCATGGAGATTGTAAACTCAAATTCCGATTTGATGCACAAACTGATGTCTCACACTTCAGAACGCATGTTTTACCGCTATAAAATGCTTACCACTTTGTCTGTCAATAATCCGTCTCACAGAATTCTGAAGGTTTTGGAATTTTTGAAATCCCATCATCAAACCTTTGAACCGTTTGATTTTATCGTTCCTTTTTCAAGGCAGCAACTGGCGTCTTTAACCGGCTTGCGCGTGGAAACAGTCATCAGAACCGTTAAAAAACTCGAAAAGCAGAATCTGGTGAAAATATCCAACGGAAAAATCTGTTTTTGA